One window from the genome of Nicotiana tomentosiformis chromosome 5, ASM39032v3, whole genome shotgun sequence encodes:
- the LOC138891706 gene encoding uncharacterized protein — MVRTRTTDVPDHGGASPSVARGRGRAPIRGRRRGHPRVAPVTPPVDPVEDPIIEEQGEVLVAGPTPVDFMSALGFQEVIGHMLQFMDSMTQAGLFPADPATSQVGGRAQTPTAQAPGHATAVYQTPGALPVGGAQPVVTAISEHIPAAARDPYRLLDRWTRLQSPVLEGERHEDPHDFIDRCRDKWHNMRILESHGVDFTTFQLEGRACRWWQSYLLGRPVGSPPMTWDRFTRIFLDRYIPPSHREELRFQFEQLQKDQMSVINYEARFSELSRHVLMILPTNAERVQRFVAGLHSASQVTMALKVEMRTSYELVVEIAQRIEGACQRGREQDTRDKRFRYFGEFRDAPAGGRVLFVKKKDGTIWICIDYHPLNKVTIKNKHLLPRIDDLFDQLQGVRVVSKIDLKLGYHQLKIRDFDVPKTAFQTRYGHYEFLVMSFGLTNALVAFMDLMNRVFRPYNDWFVIVFIDDILIYSRSMEEHEQHLRVVLQTLQEQKLHAKFSKCEFWLDFVVFLGHVVLGECIKVDPKKIEAV; from the exons atggtgagaacgcgcacgacGGATGTACCAGACCATGGAGGAGCTTCTCCctctgttgctagaggccgagggagggctccaattCGTGGTAGAagacgagggcatcctagagttgctccagttacaccaccagtggatccagtagaggatcccattattgaggagcagggcgaggtgcttGTAGCAGGACCAAccccggtggatttcatgtccgcattGGGATTCCAAGAGGTCATAGGCCACATGCTACAGTTCATGGATtccatgactcaggctggtttatttccagcagaccctgccacatctcaggtgggagggagagcacagacccctaccgctcaggctccagggcacgcAACTGCCGTATATCAAACCCCgggcgcactacccgtgggcggagctcaACCAGTTGTAACGGCTATATCTGAGCACATACCAGCTGCGGCCCGCGATCCGTAtaggctattggacagatggaccaggctacagtCTCCTGTCTTAGAAGGTGAGCGACACGAGGACCCACATGACTTTATTGACCGGTGCAGGGACAAAtggcacaacatgaggatattggagtctcatggggtggattttactactttccagctggagggtagggcctgtaggtggtggcagtcatatcttctcggcagaccagtaggttctcctcccatgacttgggaccggtTCACAcgcatcttcttggacaggtatattccaccctctcatagggaagagttgcgatttcagttcgagcagctccagaaGGACCAGATGTCGGTGATcaactatgaggcgagattttctgagttgtctcgccatgtacTTATGATACTTCCGACTAATGCAGAGAgggtgcagaggtttgttgcaggtttgcacTCGGCTAGCCAGGTCACTATGGCCCTAAAAGTTGAGATgaggacttcttacgagctagttgtagagatagctcagaggatcgagGGTGCGTGCCAGCGTGGTCGGGAGCAAGATACCAGGGATAAGAGGTTTCGGTATTTTGGAGAGTTCCGTGATGCCCCGGCTGGGGGCaggg tgttatttgtgaagaagaaagatgggactatatGGATATGCATTGACTACCACCcgttgaataaagttaccattaagaacaagcacctgttgccgcgtattgatgacttatttgaccagttgcagggtgttaGGGTggtctctaagatcgacttgaaattggggtaccatcagctgaagattcgggatttcgATGTCCCAAAGACGgctttccagactagatatggccattatgagtttttagtgatgtcctttggcttgactaacgccctggtggcgtttatggatttgatgaacagggtgttcaggccgTATAATGATtggtttgtcattgtcttcattgatgacattttgatctattcgcgtagcatggaggagcacgagcaacatctgagagtggtacttcagaccttgCAGGAGCAGAAGCTACATGCTAAgttttccaagtgtgagttctggctagatttTGTGgtattcttgggacatgttgtattaggcgagtgtattaaggttgatcccaagaagatcgaggcagtttag
- the LOC104101376 gene encoding histone deacetylase complex subunit SAP18-like, with protein MADVQRRGRPLPPPPPRGPLGPPPSRLAPRLQPVDREKTCPLLLRVFTKIGGHHSDNDFAVRGKEPKDEVQIYTWMDATLRELTDLVKEVAPEARRRDATLSFAFVYPDKRGRFVVREVGRTFSYPNMRRPDSGSKTLSELKFQIGDYLDVAILFQ; from the exons ATGGCGGATGTTCAGAGAAGGGGAAGACCATTACCTCCTCCACCACCAAGAGGCCCGCTTGGTCCACCCCCCTCTAGGCTTGCTCCCCGCCTCCAACCAGTCGATCGGGAGAAG ACTTGTCCTCTGTTGCTTCGTGTTTTCACCAAG ATTGGAGGCCATCACAGTGACAATGATTTTGCTGTGAGAGGCAAGGAACCCAAAGATGAGGTCCAAATCTATACATGGATGGATGCTACTCTGCGTGAATTAACTGATCTG GTTAAAGAAGTAGCTCCAGAAGCAAGACGAAGAGATGCAACTTTGTCCTTTGCTTTTGTCTATCCTGATAAAAGGGGGCGATTTGTCGTTAGAGAG GTGGGGAGAACGTTTTCTTATCCAAATATGAGGCGACCAGATAGTGGCAGCAAAACTTTGAGTGAACTTAAATTTCAG ATAGGAGATTACTTGGATGTGGCTATCCTGTTCCAGTGA
- the LOC104101375 gene encoding CBL-interacting serine/threonine-protein kinase 9 yields the protein MSSSTGTPKFSRSRTRLGKYELGKTLGEGSFAKVKYAKNVQTGDSVAIKIIDRDRVLRNNIMEQIKREISTMKLIKHPNVIRIFEVMASKTKIYIVLEYVHGGELFDEIARHGRLKEDEARRYFQQLINAVDYCHSRGVYHRDLKPENLLLDSFGTLKVSDFGLSALSKQVRDDGLLHTACGTPNYVAPEVLTDKGYDGTSADVWSCGVILFVLVAGYLPFDEPNLNALYRKILKAHFSLPPWLSSSSKKLIKRILDPNPLTRITIPEILEDDWFEKDYKPPNFEQDDDVNLDDIDAIFNGSDDHLITESKEKPASVNAFELISRSKSFNLENLFEKQGLIKRETQFTSRCPANEIISKIEETAKPLGFNVQKKNYKMKLQGDRTGRKGHLAVATEVFEVAPSLHLVELRKTGGDTLEFHKFYKNFSSGLKDIVWTSEQSSEEKRS from the exons ATGAGCAGTTCAACGGGTACGCCTAAATTTAGTCGGAGCCGGACGCGATTAGGGAAATATGAATTGGGTAAGACCTTAGGAGAGGGCAGCTTTGCAAAGGTCAAATATGCCAAGAACGTACAGACAGGCGATAGTGTCGCCATCAAAATCATTGACCGCGATCGCGTCCTCCGCAACAACATTATGGAACAG ATTAAAAGAGAAATATCAACGATGAAGTTGATCAAACATCCAAATGTCATAAGAATCTTTGAG GTTATGGCTAGCAAGACGAAGATCTATATTGTCCTCGAATATGTTCATGGAGGAGAGCTCTTTGATGAAATT GCTAGACATGGCAGACTCAAAGAGGATGAAGCTAGAAGATACTTTCAACAGCTTATTAATGCTGTTGATTACTGCCATAGCAGAGGCGTTTACCACAGAGACTTGAAG CCTGAGAATCTGTTGCTGGATTCATTCGGTACTCTTAAAGTTTCAGACTTTGGATTGAGTGCACTTTCCAAACAAGTTCGA GACGATGGACTGCTTCATACTGCCTGTGGGACACCAAACTATGTTGCCCCTGAG GTATTAACTGACAAAGGCTATGATGGTACATCAGCTGATGTCTGGTCCTGTGGAGTCATACTCTTTGTTCTAGTCGCTGGATACTTGCCTTTTGATGAACCAAACCTAAATGCTCTGTACCGAAAA ATCCTGAAGGCTCATTTTTCACTTCCACCATGGTTATCCTCCAGCTCAAAGAAACTGATCAAGCGTATTCTTGATCCAAATCCACTCACG AGGATCACTATTCCAGAGATCCTTGAAGATGATTGGTTCGAGAAAGATTACAAGCCACCAAATTTTGAGCAAGATGATGATGTCAATCTTGATGACATTGATGCCATTTTCAATGGCTCAGAT GATCATCTCATCACAGAAAGCAAGGAAAAACCTGCTTCTGTCAATGCGTTCGAGCTCATTTCAAGGTCAAAAAGTTTCAACCTAGAAAATTTGTTTGAAAAGCAG GGCCTTATCAAGAGAGAAACACAATTTACTTCCAGGTGCCCTGCAAATGAGATTATCTCCAAAATTGAGGAAACTGCAAAACCTTTGGGTTTCAATGTTCAGAAGAAAAATTACAAG ATGAAGTTACAAGGTGACAGGACAGGAAGGAAAGGCCACCTTGCTGTAGCAACAGAG GTGTTTGAAGTGGCTCCGTCGTTGCATTTGGTTGAGCTCCGGAAAACTGGTGGTGACACACTAGAGTTTCACAAG TTTTACAAGAACTTCTCTTCGGGATTAAAAGATATCGTCTGGACATCTGAACAAAGCTCTGAAGAAAAAAG GTCTTAA